Proteins from a genomic interval of Staphylococcus debuckii:
- a CDS encoding LutC/YkgG family protein, which yields MTGQVTNLDKFMSNIQNALERPLPEKVVKPEWSVEPQAKTLTDLTQDQLVDHLEKECANIHTAFYKTTTKHLNNILKEVIQQFGGSPVIRFDDPRFKQYQVAFNDFETTIWDESQPEASKKAAESAQVGVTFSDYCLSESGTIVLYSGKGRGRAVSLMPETYVALIPKSTIVPRFTQAAEGLYDKNQTDSRFPSCVNFITGPSNSADIEMNLVVGVHGPVKAAYIVIEDI from the coding sequence ATGACTGGCCAAGTAACCAATCTTGATAAATTTATGTCGAATATTCAAAATGCATTAGAGCGACCGTTGCCTGAAAAGGTAGTAAAACCTGAATGGTCTGTTGAACCGCAAGCTAAAACTTTGACTGACTTAACGCAAGATCAATTAGTCGACCATTTAGAAAAAGAATGCGCAAACATCCATACTGCATTTTATAAAACTACTACAAAACATTTGAATAATATATTGAAAGAAGTCATTCAACAATTCGGCGGTAGCCCGGTCATTCGCTTTGATGACCCGCGTTTTAAACAATACCAAGTGGCATTTAATGATTTCGAAACTACAATTTGGGATGAATCTCAACCTGAGGCAAGTAAGAAAGCTGCAGAAAGTGCCCAAGTCGGTGTTACGTTCAGTGATTATTGCTTAAGCGAGAGCGGCACAATTGTACTGTATTCTGGTAAAGGACGAGGCCGTGCGGTCAGTTTGATGCCTGAGACTTATGTTGCATTGATTCCTAAATCTACTATTGTTCCTAGATTTACACAAGCAGCTGAAGGATTATATGATAAGAATCAAACTGATTCACGTTTCCCATCGTGTGTGAATTTTATTACGGGACCTTCCAACTCAGCAGATATTGAAATGAATCTGGTAGTAGGTGTCCATGGCCCCGTTAAAGCCGCATATATTGTTATTGAAGATATTTAA
- a CDS encoding ArsR/SmtB family transcription factor, which produces MPYHELKSSTLANVTDIFKALSEPNRIRIMHLLEQGPCSVGHITHTLELSQSNVSHQLKILRNAELVKSERQGQSKIYMLNDAHVVTLLNQAIHHAEHPVQ; this is translated from the coding sequence ATGCCCTATCATGAACTCAAATCGAGTACGCTTGCTAATGTAACAGACATATTCAAAGCATTAAGTGAACCCAACCGTATCAGAATTATGCACTTACTAGAGCAAGGACCTTGCAGCGTGGGTCATATCACACACACCTTAGAACTTTCACAGTCAAATGTGTCTCATCAGCTGAAAATACTGAGAAATGCGGAACTCGTTAAATCAGAACGTCAAGGTCAATCAAAAATCTATATGCTGAATGATGCTCATGTCGTGACTTTATTAAATCAAGCAATCCATCACGCAGAGCACCCTGTACAATAG
- a CDS encoding SDR family oxidoreductase, producing MSILVLGANGGVGKQIVSKLKEDNKEVAAAYRKNDQVDKAVGEGYDARNIDVEKHKIDELADKFKDFDQVVFSVGSGGSTGDDKTIIVDLDGAVKAIEASKKAGVKHFVMVSTFDSNREAFDSVPELKPYTIAKHYADEHLRGSGLFHTIVHPGLLENGPGTGNVEIAEHFDGGGSVPREDIASVIVEVLENEKFQGGEFQVISGSEPISDALENYYKNHQ from the coding sequence TTGAGTATTCTAGTATTAGGCGCAAATGGCGGTGTCGGTAAACAAATCGTTTCAAAATTAAAAGAAGATAATAAAGAAGTTGCAGCAGCGTATCGTAAAAATGATCAAGTAGACAAAGCAGTCGGTGAAGGATACGATGCTAGAAATATAGATGTAGAAAAACACAAAATTGATGAATTAGCTGATAAATTTAAAGACTTTGATCAAGTCGTTTTCTCTGTAGGCTCAGGAGGCAGTACAGGAGATGATAAAACAATCATTGTTGACTTAGATGGTGCTGTAAAAGCGATTGAAGCCAGTAAAAAAGCAGGCGTTAAACATTTTGTAATGGTTTCAACATTTGATTCAAATCGCGAAGCTTTCGACAGTGTTCCAGAATTAAAGCCTTATACAATCGCAAAACATTATGCGGATGAGCATTTACGCGGTTCAGGCTTATTCCACACAATTGTGCATCCTGGTCTTTTAGAAAATGGCCCTGGTACTGGCAATGTAGAGATTGCGGAACATTTTGATGGCGGAGGTTCTGTACCACGTGAAGATATCGCTTCTGTAATTGTAGAGGTTCTGGAAAATGAAAAATTCCAAGGTGGAGAATTCCAAGTTATCAGTGGCTCTGAACCTATTTCAGATGCTTTAGAAAATTATTATAAAAATCATCAATAG
- a CDS encoding (Fe-S)-binding protein: MKVSLFSTCLVEAFHTRIGIATVELLERLGCEVDYPAAQICCGQPAYNSGYFEDARQSAKQMIKAFKDSEYVVAPSGSCITMFKHYPSLFEDDPVMHQAAINLADKSYELTQFIVNVLGVHDVGATLEGKATVHPSCHITRVLGVVNEPQELLSNVQGLELVELPKYYNCCGFGGTFAVKMSDVSSEMVDEKAHCVEETGADYLIGADASCLMNIEGRLKRINSKVKVLHIAEVLNHQLAGAVR; encoded by the coding sequence ATGAAAGTCAGTTTATTCTCAACTTGTTTAGTTGAAGCATTTCACACACGTATAGGTATTGCGACGGTTGAATTGCTTGAAAGATTGGGTTGTGAAGTAGACTATCCAGCAGCGCAAATATGTTGTGGTCAGCCTGCTTATAACTCTGGTTATTTTGAAGATGCAAGACAATCGGCGAAACAAATGATTAAAGCATTTAAGGATTCGGAATATGTAGTGGCCCCATCTGGTTCTTGTATAACAATGTTTAAACACTATCCAAGCTTATTTGAAGATGATCCAGTAATGCACCAAGCGGCTATTAACTTAGCGGATAAATCGTATGAACTTACGCAATTTATCGTTAATGTCTTGGGAGTGCATGATGTCGGAGCAACTTTAGAAGGTAAAGCAACGGTACATCCGTCATGCCACATTACACGTGTATTAGGTGTAGTGAACGAACCTCAAGAATTATTGAGTAATGTACAAGGCTTAGAATTAGTAGAGTTGCCGAAATATTATAACTGTTGCGGTTTCGGTGGTACATTTGCGGTCAAAATGTCAGATGTTTCTAGTGAAATGGTAGATGAAAAAGCGCATTGCGTAGAAGAAACAGGCGCAGATTATTTAATTGGTGCAGATGCAAGCTGCTTGATGAATATTGAAGGACGTTTAAAACGTATCAATAGCAAAGTTAAAGTATTGCATATCGCAGAAGTTCTTAACCATCAACTCGCAGGGGCGGTGCGTTAA
- a CDS encoding type I phosphomannose isomerase catalytic subunit has protein sequence MPLFLEPIFKERIWGSNHLTKYGYHLPEKDVGEIWAISAHQHGDSIITNGIYAGETLSHVWKEHKELFGEFPSAQFPLMVKMIDAQEPLSVQVHPDTNYAYEHENGDYGKKECWYIIEAEEDAEIIYGLNTDSKDKFIEALDEEAPHGLFKHIPVKAGDFFFVPNGIVHAIGKGITVYEVTQSSDVTYRIYDYNRTDESGNQREMHIEKAKDVVEIRDESPNVIPETEIIENYKRTQYISNDSFTVVKWEITGTLNYMKPREFCLVTILDGEGTLVTDGDIYEIEKGKSFILTSEDLDNIFKGDFTLMITYV, from the coding sequence ATGCCGTTGTTTTTGGAACCGATTTTTAAAGAAAGGATCTGGGGAAGCAACCATTTGACTAAATATGGTTATCATCTGCCAGAAAAAGATGTAGGGGAAATTTGGGCAATTTCTGCACATCAACATGGCGACAGTATCATCACCAACGGAATTTATGCTGGAGAGACATTAAGTCACGTTTGGAAAGAGCATAAAGAACTTTTCGGAGAGTTTCCAAGTGCACAATTTCCTTTAATGGTTAAAATGATTGATGCGCAAGAGCCTTTATCTGTACAAGTACATCCTGATACAAACTATGCTTATGAGCATGAGAATGGAGATTATGGAAAAAAAGAATGCTGGTATATTATCGAAGCGGAAGAGGACGCAGAGATTATCTATGGTTTGAACACGGATTCGAAAGATAAGTTTATAGAAGCGTTAGATGAAGAAGCACCGCATGGCTTATTCAAACATATTCCTGTCAAAGCAGGAGATTTCTTCTTTGTTCCAAACGGAATTGTGCATGCAATAGGGAAAGGAATCACTGTGTATGAAGTGACACAATCATCAGATGTGACGTACCGTATTTATGATTATAATCGAACGGATGAGTCAGGCAATCAACGTGAAATGCATATTGAAAAAGCAAAAGATGTAGTAGAGATAAGAGACGAGAGTCCTAATGTGATACCGGAAACTGAAATTATTGAAAATTATAAGCGTACACAATATATTTCAAATGATAGTTTCACGGTTGTAAAGTGGGAAATTACAGGTACGCTCAACTACATGAAACCTAGAGAATTCTGTTTGGTTACTATCTTAGATGGAGAAGGTACATTGGTAACCGATGGAGACATTTATGAAATAGAAAAAGGTAAGAGCTTTATTCTAACTTCTGAAGACTTAGACAACATCTTTAAAGGTGACTTTACGCTTATGATCACCTATGTGTAA
- a CDS encoding FadR/GntR family transcriptional regulator: MKISKTKIYEKIADIILEQIKSGEYAVGDKLPSIQALSKEYGVSVASVREAFNALRTIGVIEIKQGYGTFVTKQEPVFFNLEETSLTHRQVEELLELRAIVELATVKKAAAHSTAEDLAEMEAALKMMERAVTDGTSGEAADLKFHLAIAKAAQNSMLFDLMNNISDVIQETMKETRKVYLFNKQKTLKRLYDEHLKIYHALTSKDAEAAEAYMSAHLEEVQQTILQNINKSPIQ; the protein is encoded by the coding sequence ATGAAAATTTCAAAGACAAAGATATATGAAAAAATTGCCGACATTATATTAGAACAAATTAAATCTGGAGAATACGCGGTCGGCGATAAATTGCCTTCCATACAAGCGCTTTCGAAAGAATACGGTGTCAGTGTGGCTTCGGTTAGAGAAGCATTCAACGCTTTGCGCACGATAGGCGTCATTGAAATTAAACAAGGTTACGGTACATTTGTGACTAAGCAAGAACCTGTCTTTTTCAATTTAGAAGAAACTTCATTAACACATCGACAAGTAGAAGAACTACTGGAACTAAGAGCGATTGTGGAGTTAGCTACGGTTAAAAAAGCGGCAGCGCATAGTACAGCTGAGGATTTAGCAGAAATGGAAGCAGCTTTGAAAATGATGGAACGTGCAGTAACAGATGGGACTTCTGGTGAAGCGGCTGATTTAAAATTTCATTTGGCTATTGCGAAAGCAGCACAGAATTCGATGCTGTTTGATTTGATGAATAATATTTCGGATGTCATTCAAGAAACGATGAAAGAAACTAGAAAAGTATATTTATTTAATAAGCAGAAAACCCTGAAGCGCTTATATGATGAACATTTGAAAATATATCATGCGCTTACCAGCAAAGATGCAGAAGCGGCAGAAGCCTATATGAGTGCTCATTTAGAAGAAGTACAACAAACTATCTTGCAAAATATAAATAAAAGTCCAATACAATAA
- a CDS encoding LutB/LldF family L-lactate oxidation iron-sulfur protein: protein MGMRIGDKNFKEAFKVEKQNAFMRGAVSSAQDGLRTKKLKAQEELGNWEEWRQLSAEIRQHTLENLDYYLHQLAGNVAKLGGNVYFAETKEEASEYIANVIKEKNATKIVKSKSMVTEEINMNHVLEATGAEVVETDLGEYLLQIDEADPPSHIVAPALHKNRTQIQRVLKAKEGYTGSDDPTEMARFVRKIMREKFLAAEVGITGCNFAVADSGSFCLVTNEGNARMTTTVPQTQITVMGMERIVPSFKEMEVLVGMLSRSAVGQKLPSYVTTLTGPRGAGEIDGPEEFHLVVVDNGRSSILGTAFQSILQCIRCGACMNVCPVYRHSGGHSYGSIYPGPVGAVLSPLLGGYEEYGQLPYASSLCAACSEACPVKIPLHDLLLKHRQVEAEELKRSALGERLVMKGFGIGTTKPHLFQYSIKMAGPALKPFENKEGWVEKGPKPLHAWTQSRDFPTPEKERFNHWMKAHLKQKEGNH from the coding sequence ATGGGTATGAGAATCGGTGATAAAAATTTTAAAGAAGCATTTAAAGTAGAGAAACAGAACGCATTCATGCGCGGAGCTGTAAGTAGCGCGCAAGATGGTTTGAGAACTAAAAAGTTAAAAGCTCAAGAAGAACTTGGCAACTGGGAAGAGTGGAGACAGTTATCAGCGGAAATCCGTCAACATACTTTAGAAAATCTGGATTATTATCTGCATCAACTTGCAGGCAATGTCGCAAAATTAGGCGGTAATGTATATTTTGCTGAAACAAAAGAAGAAGCTTCTGAGTATATTGCAAATGTTATTAAAGAAAAGAATGCAACTAAGATAGTGAAATCTAAGTCGATGGTAACGGAAGAAATTAATATGAACCATGTTTTAGAAGCCACAGGTGCAGAAGTAGTAGAAACAGACTTAGGCGAATACCTCCTGCAAATTGATGAAGCGGATCCGCCTTCACATATTGTCGCACCCGCATTACACAAAAACCGTACGCAAATTCAACGTGTATTGAAAGCTAAAGAGGGATACACAGGCAGTGATGATCCAACAGAAATGGCGCGTTTTGTACGTAAGATTATGCGTGAAAAATTCTTGGCGGCTGAAGTAGGAATTACCGGATGTAACTTTGCAGTCGCGGACAGCGGTAGTTTTTGCTTAGTAACAAATGAAGGAAATGCACGTATGACTACTACTGTTCCTCAAACGCAAATTACTGTAATGGGTATGGAACGTATCGTGCCTTCTTTTAAAGAGATGGAAGTTCTAGTAGGTATGCTCTCAAGAAGCGCAGTAGGACAAAAACTACCGAGTTATGTGACTACTTTAACAGGACCTCGCGGCGCAGGAGAAATTGATGGACCAGAAGAGTTTCATCTTGTAGTGGTTGATAATGGACGTTCAAGTATCTTAGGCACTGCTTTCCAATCAATTCTGCAATGTATTCGTTGCGGAGCTTGTATGAATGTTTGTCCAGTTTACAGACACTCTGGAGGCCACAGTTACGGTTCTATTTATCCTGGACCAGTAGGAGCTGTATTATCGCCATTGTTAGGTGGTTATGAAGAGTATGGACAATTGCCTTATGCTTCTTCTCTTTGTGCAGCCTGCTCAGAAGCATGTCCAGTTAAGATACCGCTTCACGACTTGCTCTTAAAACACCGTCAAGTTGAAGCGGAAGAACTAAAACGTTCTGCTTTAGGTGAGAGACTCGTTATGAAAGGGTTCGGAATCGGAACAACTAAACCGCATCTCTTCCAATATAGTATTAAAATGGCGGGACCAGCGTTGAAACCATTCGAGAATAAAGAGGGTTGGGTAGAAAAAGGTCCGAAACCTTTACATGCTTGGACCCAATCTCGTGATTTTCCAACTCCTGAAAAAGAACGATTCAATCATTGGATGAAAGCACATTTAAAACAGAAGGAAGGTAATCATTGA
- the czrB gene encoding CDF family zinc efflux transporter CzrB, whose product MSHSNHHHAHHHHHVHTDNKRVLAISFAIIAIFMVVELIGGYVANSLALLSDGVHMLSDAFSLGLALFAFKYAERHATTEMTFGYKRFEILAALFNGVLLLVISIGILIEAIRRIAAPPEVMSTEMLTISVMGLIVNIVVAWLMMRGGDTHHNINMRGAFLHVLGDLLGSVGAIVAALLIWAFNFTLADPIASMLVSVLLLRSSYGLIKESLTILMEGTPKDINIDEVINTVLEEKEIQNVHDCHVWTISNDLNAFSCHAVVQDTMTIEECEQLLHRIEDRLNALNIHHMTIQLESKDNNHSTKTLCDHIAIAQ is encoded by the coding sequence ATGAGTCATTCAAATCATCATCACGCACATCACCATCATCATGTCCATACTGATAATAAGCGTGTGCTTGCAATCTCTTTTGCTATTATTGCCATTTTCATGGTAGTCGAACTTATTGGCGGCTATGTTGCCAACAGTTTAGCTTTGCTATCTGATGGCGTGCATATGTTAAGTGATGCCTTTTCATTAGGACTCGCACTCTTTGCATTTAAATATGCAGAGCGTCACGCTACCACAGAAATGACTTTCGGCTACAAACGCTTTGAAATTTTAGCGGCGCTCTTTAATGGTGTATTGCTTCTCGTTATCAGTATCGGTATTCTAATCGAAGCCATACGCAGAATAGCTGCACCTCCAGAAGTCATGTCTACTGAAATGTTAACCATCAGTGTAATGGGTTTAATTGTCAATATTGTAGTGGCCTGGTTAATGATGCGCGGCGGAGATACACATCATAATATCAATATGCGCGGTGCTTTCTTGCATGTGCTAGGAGATTTACTCGGTTCAGTAGGTGCGATTGTAGCAGCTTTGTTAATTTGGGCCTTTAATTTCACATTGGCAGATCCTATTGCCAGTATGTTGGTATCTGTACTGTTATTACGTAGCAGTTATGGTTTAATCAAAGAGTCTTTAACTATCTTGATGGAAGGTACGCCTAAAGATATTAATATCGATGAAGTTATTAATACAGTTCTTGAGGAAAAAGAAATTCAAAATGTCCATGATTGCCATGTATGGACGATTTCTAATGATTTAAATGCCTTCAGCTGTCATGCTGTCGTTCAAGATACAATGACAATCGAAGAATGCGAGCAATTATTACACCGTATTGAAGACCGATTAAATGCTTTAAATATTCATCATATGACAATACAGTTAGAATCTAAAGATAACAATCATAGTACGAAAACTTTATGCGATCATATTGCAATTGCTCAATAA